Proteins encoded in a region of the Thermocaproicibacter melissae genome:
- a CDS encoding terminase small subunit, producing the protein MTTSIIVKPQSVFLLYILCIYSIINNNGCQGFFEKFAVKVASKRVIFGRIKRGIGRRVFMAKKRKSARPSLGRAERGYRKIAFGKINDAVSLMFRDNLSPDELKKLNLNNVAELKQTKDGLEIKFYDRMKALECLREMEEDGAGQSPLYRALMQSVKKRGEAEESGV; encoded by the coding sequence ATGACGACGTCTATCATCGTAAAACCCCAATCTGTATTTTTACTGTATATATTGTGTATATACAGTATTATCAATAATAACGGTTGTCAAGGATTTTTTGAAAAATTTGCCGTAAAAGTTGCATCAAAAAGGGTAATTTTCGGGCGCATAAAGCGGGGAATTGGAAGGAGGGTGTTCATGGCGAAAAAGAGAAAATCGGCCCGCCCGTCTTTGGGCAGAGCGGAACGGGGCTACCGAAAAATTGCGTTTGGAAAAATCAACGATGCGGTGAGCCTCATGTTCCGAGACAACCTCAGCCCCGACGAGCTGAAAAAGCTGAACCTCAACAATGTGGCAGAACTGAAGCAGACGAAAGACGGTCTGGAAATCAAGTTCTACGACAGGATGAAGGCGCTTGAGTGCCTGCGCGAGATGGAAGAAGACGGCGCCGGGCAGTCACCGCTTTACCGCGCACTGATGCAGAGCGTGAAAAAGCGCGGGGAGGCGGAAGAAAGTGGAGTTTAG
- a CDS encoding putative phage tail protein has translation MSAYDSMKKCMLPTGLYRLDGSTLVDKELQAYAEVLDPLYEDIKTLQNESFVPTATDYGLRYRELALGVLWPEDEDEDRRRIIYALGSVGAHGCSKAAFEKLLADLGIEAELTEDVANRKLTIHVKKEPINYPKDWEEVVERFVPAHIETVWDYSQLIPNNPEDME, from the coding sequence ATGAGCGCTTACGATTCGATGAAAAAATGTATGCTCCCCACCGGCCTTTATCGTTTGGACGGAAGTACGCTCGTTGACAAGGAACTTCAAGCGTACGCAGAGGTTCTTGACCCGCTCTACGAAGACATCAAGACCCTGCAGAACGAAAGCTTTGTGCCAACGGCCACTGATTACGGCCTGCGGTACCGTGAACTTGCGCTCGGAGTGCTTTGGCCAGAGGATGAAGATGAAGACCGCCGCAGAATCATTTATGCGCTTGGATCGGTTGGAGCCCACGGCTGCAGCAAGGCCGCGTTTGAAAAGCTGCTCGCCGATCTCGGCATTGAGGCGGAACTTACGGAGGATGTGGCCAACAGGAAGCTCACCATCCACGTAAAAAAGGAACCGATCAATTATCCAAAGGATTGGGAAGAGGTTGTGGAAAGGTTTGTACCGGCACACATCGAAACAGTCTGGGATTACTCGCAGCTGATACCCAATAATCCAGAAGATATGGAATAA
- a CDS encoding CPBP family intramembrane glutamic endopeptidase yields the protein MDNEQEKQPDAQQASSCNPAEPYAQQSPYCNSARLPAYRNPAVSYSSTSSPQASFNPSLYSAPSDTEKEPRILLRSAGNSASFVPILEQLIAVPILFVAVLIWFSANINQFQPSIQKTGTVYAIIQYFNTSEGISTLLILNTVITTSATILTIFITRSFLHRKIKEQLKRPSLSFLEYVKYLVFAFSIAGIGACWSTGIQTLCKNAGISIAIPDFTIKDDPAATTILIIYACVVGPILEEILFRGLVLQSLRPWGDKLAIIVSSVLFGLMHMNVIQVFTTTLLGLLLAYVAIKSDSIISTIILHILYNSTLMPCELYGNQNHASIQIFYQIFLAVMILASLVLILTRRIPFQEISKQSAPNIVLPKHPYRVVFLQAAAFWVVVAIFIINSFDPAIVGFFERM from the coding sequence TTGGATAACGAACAAGAAAAACAACCTGACGCACAACAGGCATCTTCCTGTAACCCTGCAGAACCTTATGCACAGCAGTCGCCTTACTGCAACTCGGCACGGCTGCCGGCGTATCGCAATCCTGCAGTGTCTTATTCCTCGACATCTTCTCCGCAGGCATCTTTTAACCCATCTCTTTATTCTGCACCGTCGGATACGGAAAAGGAACCTCGCATCTTGCTGCGCAGCGCCGGGAACAGTGCCTCCTTCGTTCCGATTCTGGAGCAGCTTATTGCGGTTCCTATACTCTTCGTAGCTGTCCTAATCTGGTTTTCTGCAAATATCAACCAGTTTCAGCCCTCTATTCAAAAAACCGGAACGGTGTACGCTATAATACAATATTTCAACACTTCGGAAGGTATTTCCACTTTGCTCATACTCAACACCGTTATCACTACGTCTGCCACGATATTAACCATTTTCATCACGCGTTCCTTCCTTCACCGCAAAATAAAAGAACAGTTAAAACGGCCCTCGCTGAGCTTCCTGGAATATGTAAAATATCTTGTGTTTGCCTTCAGCATAGCCGGAATCGGCGCTTGCTGGAGCACCGGCATTCAGACTCTTTGCAAAAACGCCGGAATCAGCATCGCCATACCGGATTTTACTATCAAGGACGATCCTGCCGCAACCACGATCTTGATCATCTATGCCTGTGTGGTCGGGCCAATCCTTGAGGAAATTCTTTTCCGTGGCTTGGTTCTGCAAAGTCTGCGCCCGTGGGGAGATAAGCTCGCCATTATTGTTTCAAGCGTACTGTTTGGCTTGATGCATATGAATGTAATTCAAGTCTTTACTACTACCTTGCTGGGCCTGTTACTCGCTTATGTCGCAATAAAAAGCGACTCCATCATTTCGACAATTATTCTGCACATTCTGTATAATTCAACCTTGATGCCTTGTGAGCTGTACGGGAACCAGAATCATGCCTCCATTCAAATCTTCTACCAAATTTTCCTCGCCGTTATGATTTTAGCAAGCCTCGTTCTTATTTTGACGCGTCGCATTCCATTCCAAGAAATCAGCAAGCAATCCGCTCCAAACATCGTACTGCCGAAACACCCCTACCGGGTGGTTTTCCTACAGGCCGCCGCTTTTTGGGTGGTCGTCGCGATATTTATTATCAATAGTTTTGACCCAGCTATTGTGGGTTTCTTCGAGCGCATGTAA
- a CDS encoding CPBP family intramembrane glutamic endopeptidase, translating into MGDFLGVGIQKLFDYAGIKLTEVDISLPGNIAQNVIMVIYVCVLGPVLEEILFRGLILQSLRPWGDNLAILVSGVLFGLMHLNLPQGASAVLAGFFFGFVAIKTGSILPTIVLHILNNVVAMVSSVCGIETYQMLIFDGFMIVISLVLLLMRRIPFHEISKKASSNVVQPEHPYRVVFLQSAAFWVLAALFLVSSFYPAISGFFFHM; encoded by the coding sequence GTGGGTGATTTCTTGGGGGTAGGCATTCAAAAACTTTTCGATTACGCCGGAATAAAACTTACCGAAGTGGATATCTCCCTCCCGGGTAATATTGCGCAAAATGTAATTATGGTCATCTATGTGTGTGTTCTAGGGCCAGTCCTCGAAGAAATTCTTTTCCGCGGCCTTATTCTCCAAAGTCTGCGCCCATGGGGAGATAATCTCGCCATCCTTGTTTCGGGCGTATTGTTCGGTCTGATGCATCTGAACCTACCTCAGGGTGCCTCTGCCGTCCTTGCCGGCTTTTTCTTCGGGTTTGTTGCGATAAAAACTGGTTCGATTCTTCCGACGATTGTCCTACATATTCTGAATAACGTAGTTGCGATGGTATCGAGCGTGTGCGGCATCGAAACCTATCAAATGCTTATATTCGACGGTTTTATGATTGTAATTAGCCTCGTTCTCCTTTTGATGCGCCGGATTCCGTTCCACGAAATCAGCAAAAAGGCCTCGTCAAATGTTGTTCAGCCGGAGCATCCCTACCGGGTGGTTTTCCTGCAATCCGCCGCTTTTTGGGTATTGGCTGCGCTCTTTCTTGTCAGCAGTTTCTATCCGGCTATTTCGGGTTTCTTCTTTCACATGTGA
- a CDS encoding DegV family protein, translated as MNDFAIVTDSSCDLPAELAEELELTVLPLSFEIGGKEYLNYLDGRAMPPHDYYELLRKGEPARTAAVNVDAFVGAIEPLLKAGKDVLVPAFSSGLSNTCNAARMACEEMSAKYPERKVICVDTLCASLGQGMLIYYAVQKKREGKSIEEVRDWLEQNKLHLCHLFTVDDLMHLKRGGRIAPTVAFIGSMLNFKPIMHVDDTGKLAMISKVRGRRASLDALVDQMEKIAVSPQTQTVFISHGDAPEDAEYVASEVRRRLGVKDVIVNDVGPVLGTHAGPGTMALFFFGSHR; from the coding sequence ATGAACGATTTTGCAATCGTAACGGATTCTTCGTGTGATCTTCCTGCTGAATTGGCAGAGGAGCTAGAACTGACGGTTCTTCCTCTTTCCTTTGAAATCGGAGGAAAGGAATATCTGAATTACCTTGACGGACGTGCCATGCCGCCCCACGACTACTATGAACTTCTGCGCAAAGGGGAGCCGGCACGTACCGCCGCTGTGAATGTTGACGCATTTGTCGGGGCAATCGAGCCGCTTCTGAAGGCCGGCAAAGACGTTCTCGTTCCGGCATTTTCCTCCGGGCTGTCGAACACCTGCAATGCGGCGCGCATGGCGTGTGAGGAGATGTCGGCAAAATATCCGGAGCGTAAAGTGATCTGCGTCGATACCCTCTGCGCGTCTCTTGGGCAGGGAATGTTGATTTACTATGCGGTGCAGAAAAAGCGCGAAGGCAAAAGCATTGAAGAAGTGCGAGACTGGCTGGAGCAGAACAAACTTCATCTGTGCCATTTGTTTACGGTCGATGACCTGATGCACCTAAAGCGCGGCGGGCGTATTGCGCCCACTGTGGCCTTTATCGGTAGTATGCTGAATTTTAAGCCAATCATGCATGTAGATGATACCGGCAAGCTCGCAATGATAAGCAAGGTTCGCGGCCGCAGAGCCTCGCTTGACGCATTGGTGGACCAGATGGAAAAAATTGCGGTATCTCCGCAAACCCAGACGGTTTTCATCAGCCACGGCGACGCTCCGGAAGACGCGGAGTATGTTGCTTCGGAAGTAAGGCGCCGCCTCGGGGTAAAAGACGTAATCGTAAATGACGTTGGACCGGTCTTGGGGACACATGCCGGTCCCGGAACGATGGCATTGTTCTTTTTCGGCTCTCATCGGTAA
- a CDS encoding GntR family transcriptional regulator, which yields MDVVISNSDPKPIYKQITDQIKNQIITGVLQPGDVLPSMRVLAKELRISVITTKRAYAELEHDGFVETVGGKGCFVAAKNREFLREEYLRKVEESLQTAVDIAKRGGITLDEMNEMLSLLYGQDN from the coding sequence ATAGACGTCGTCATCAGCAATTCCGATCCGAAGCCGATCTATAAACAGATCACGGATCAGATTAAAAATCAGATTATTACAGGAGTGCTGCAGCCTGGGGATGTCCTGCCTTCGATGCGTGTTCTCGCAAAAGAACTGCGCATCAGTGTCATAACCACAAAGCGCGCCTATGCCGAGCTGGAGCATGACGGCTTTGTGGAGACGGTCGGGGGCAAAGGGTGTTTTGTAGCAGCCAAAAACCGCGAGTTTCTGCGTGAAGAGTATCTTCGCAAGGTGGAAGAAAGCCTGCAGACCGCGGTGGACATTGCAAAGCGCGGCGGCATTACACTGGACGAAATGAATGAAATGCTTTCGCTTCTCTACGGGCAGGACAATTGA
- a CDS encoding PBSX family phage terminase large subunit yields the protein MEFSPFSEKQLRALNWWCPGSPDAERDAIICDGAVRSGKTLCLGISFVAWACGMFCGQSFALCGKTVRSLKRNLVTTLLPALAEAGFSCKFKVGENLIEIGYGKNRNRFYLFGGKDEGSAALIQGITLAGVFFDEAALMPRSFVEQALARCSVAGSKFWFNCNPESPNHWFYREWIQKAEEKNALLLHFTMEDNPSLSRAVRKRYKSLYSGVFYERFVLGKWVAAEGLVYPFMTDAMFCDVPAGEFDEYAVSCDYGTVNPCSAGLWGRKGGVWYRIDEYYYDSRRTGVQRTDEEHYAAIAAMCEGKKVSCIAVDPSAASFIEVIRRHGKFRVRKAENSVLNGIRQTAVALREGKIRICRCCTDAVREFGLYRWDEGRADDAPVKENDHAMDDIRYFVTTVLRPSAGIFAVAAPRERG from the coding sequence GTGGAGTTTAGCCCGTTTTCGGAAAAACAGCTCCGCGCGCTGAACTGGTGGTGCCCCGGCAGCCCCGATGCGGAGCGCGACGCCATTATCTGCGACGGGGCGGTGCGAAGCGGCAAGACCCTGTGCCTCGGAATTTCGTTCGTCGCATGGGCGTGCGGCATGTTCTGCGGACAGTCGTTCGCACTGTGCGGCAAGACCGTGCGCTCCCTGAAGCGAAACCTTGTAACGACGCTTCTACCGGCTTTGGCGGAGGCGGGGTTTTCCTGCAAGTTCAAGGTGGGCGAAAACCTCATTGAAATCGGCTACGGAAAGAACCGCAACCGGTTCTACCTGTTCGGGGGAAAAGACGAAGGTTCGGCGGCGCTGATTCAGGGCATCACGCTGGCGGGAGTATTCTTCGACGAAGCGGCGCTGATGCCGCGTTCATTTGTGGAGCAGGCGCTCGCAAGGTGCAGCGTTGCAGGCTCAAAATTCTGGTTCAACTGCAACCCGGAAAGCCCGAACCATTGGTTCTACCGCGAGTGGATTCAAAAGGCGGAGGAAAAAAACGCGCTTCTGCTACATTTCACCATGGAGGACAACCCCTCCTTGAGCCGCGCCGTGCGCAAGCGTTACAAGAGCCTGTATTCCGGCGTGTTCTACGAGCGCTTTGTGCTGGGGAAATGGGTCGCGGCGGAGGGCCTTGTCTACCCGTTCATGACGGACGCAATGTTCTGCGACGTTCCCGCGGGAGAATTTGACGAATATGCCGTCTCGTGCGATTACGGCACGGTGAATCCCTGCTCCGCCGGACTTTGGGGCAGAAAGGGCGGCGTGTGGTACCGCATTGATGAGTATTACTATGACTCGCGCAGAACGGGCGTTCAAAGAACGGACGAGGAGCATTACGCCGCCATTGCGGCCATGTGTGAGGGGAAAAAGGTTTCCTGTATCGCGGTAGACCCTTCGGCCGCTTCCTTTATTGAGGTGATCCGCCGGCATGGGAAATTCCGCGTGCGCAAGGCGGAAAACAGCGTGCTCAACGGAATCCGCCAGACGGCAGTGGCGCTTCGCGAGGGGAAAATCCGCATCTGCCGCTGCTGTACCGATGCCGTTCGCGAGTTCGGCCTCTACCGCTGGGACGAGGGCCGAGCCGACGACGCACCCGTGAAGGAAAACGACCACGCTATGGACGACATCCGCTATTTCGTCACGACCGTCCTGCGTCCGTCTGCGGGTATCTTTGCGGTAGCGGCGCCGCGGGAAAGGGGGTGA
- a CDS encoding serine/threonine protein phosphatase, with protein MFPKKRKRPKSGSVPVTAVQTAAREQPFSCLESWVPVSSAERRLYGALRESVPIIDAAIGKILRLVGSFRVRCPSAAAEEALNEFLQNVPVGSAGAGVQTFLDGYLSDLLTYGNAVGEMVVHGGRFAALYNASLEDVELQAVTPLELRVFRRENGTAVPVKYPQLVLCSALNPPSGSAAGVSILRGLPFVSNILLQIYQTIGLNWERLGNVRFAVTYRPTSDAADQAYAKERAEQIAGEWARAMRGGEVSDFVSVGDVSIKAIGSDCQIPDCSVPIRALLEQIVAKLGIPPFLLGLTWSSTERMSSQQADILTSELEAYRRVLNPVIGKICSLWLTLSGFPNRFTVEWDDITLQDAVELASARYQNAKAEQIESAFSARH; from the coding sequence TTGTTCCCGAAAAAAAGGAAGCGGCCCAAATCCGGCAGTGTTCCGGTGACGGCGGTGCAGACTGCGGCGCGTGAACAGCCGTTTTCGTGTCTGGAAAGCTGGGTTCCGGTTTCTTCGGCAGAACGCCGCCTTTACGGCGCTTTGCGCGAATCGGTCCCGATTATAGACGCAGCCATCGGCAAGATTCTGCGCTTGGTTGGCAGCTTTCGTGTCCGATGCCCAAGTGCCGCCGCGGAAGAAGCGCTCAACGAGTTCCTGCAGAATGTCCCCGTAGGTTCCGCCGGCGCGGGCGTGCAGACGTTCCTCGACGGTTATCTTTCCGACCTTCTGACCTACGGTAACGCGGTGGGCGAGATGGTGGTGCACGGCGGCAGGTTTGCGGCCCTCTACAATGCTTCGCTCGAAGATGTTGAACTGCAAGCGGTCACGCCGCTGGAGCTTCGCGTGTTCCGCCGCGAAAACGGCACTGCCGTTCCGGTCAAATATCCGCAGCTGGTGCTGTGCTCGGCGCTGAATCCGCCTTCGGGCAGCGCGGCAGGCGTGTCCATCTTGCGCGGACTGCCGTTTGTCTCAAACATCCTGCTCCAGATTTACCAGACCATCGGCTTGAACTGGGAGCGCCTCGGAAACGTACGGTTTGCCGTCACCTACCGGCCGACTTCGGACGCCGCAGACCAAGCCTATGCCAAGGAGCGCGCGGAGCAGATAGCCGGCGAGTGGGCGCGCGCGATGCGCGGCGGAGAGGTGAGCGACTTTGTTTCGGTCGGCGACGTCAGCATCAAAGCCATCGGCAGCGACTGCCAGATTCCGGACTGCAGCGTTCCAATCCGCGCGCTTTTGGAGCAGATTGTGGCAAAGCTCGGAATCCCGCCGTTTTTGCTGGGCCTTACATGGTCCTCTACGGAGCGAATGTCCAGCCAGCAGGCAGATATTCTCACGAGCGAGCTGGAGGCATATCGGCGAGTGCTGAACCCCGTCATCGGCAAAATCTGTTCGCTTTGGCTCACCCTTTCGGGTTTTCCGAACAGGTTTACCGTGGAGTGGGACGACATTACCCTGCAAGACGCCGTTGAGCTTGCTTCCGCCCGCTACCAGAACGCGAAGGCAGAGCAGATTGAATCTGCTTTTTCTGCCCGCCACTAA
- a CDS encoding baseplate J/gp47 family protein: protein MKDKFTELAGYSPDDASDIGIRMRVLAEEVCSLGQAIDWLKEQTFAQSATGKQLEYRAMERGITRKPAAPAVGTLTFSRKTSLWYDVPIPAGTVCATSGVDAVRYVTTQDAELPLGELSVDVPAKAEIPGTAGNADAGTITVMVTPPASIESVTNQEAFTGGQDAEDDESLRKRLMDCWTEPANGANAAWYRQLAESFDGVNSAQVVPRENGPGTVTVYLAGKGEPVADEVVEQVQKAFDEQRELCTEVTVKPAVPVPVDVTCKIKTKPGQNTIAAKIYTTAVLGQYFLDLGVGEPVVNSAMTAEVFQTGLVDDCTFTTPGKTVRAGELAVKGIMVVSEAT, encoded by the coding sequence ATGAAGGATAAATTCACCGAGCTTGCCGGATATTCGCCGGACGATGCTTCTGACATCGGCATCCGAATGAGGGTGCTTGCGGAGGAAGTCTGTTCGCTCGGGCAGGCAATCGACTGGCTTAAGGAACAGACATTTGCGCAGAGTGCGACCGGCAAACAACTGGAATACCGCGCCATGGAGCGCGGAATCACACGAAAGCCCGCCGCCCCCGCAGTTGGAACGCTGACCTTCAGCCGAAAGACCTCCCTCTGGTATGACGTGCCGATTCCGGCGGGGACTGTCTGCGCTACCTCGGGGGTGGACGCCGTACGGTATGTGACGACGCAGGATGCGGAGCTGCCGCTGGGAGAACTGAGCGTTGACGTGCCTGCAAAGGCCGAAATACCGGGGACAGCGGGAAATGCCGACGCGGGAACCATAACGGTTATGGTGACGCCGCCCGCCTCCATTGAATCCGTGACGAACCAAGAGGCCTTTACCGGCGGGCAGGATGCCGAAGACGACGAATCCCTGCGCAAAAGGCTTATGGACTGCTGGACAGAACCGGCGAACGGTGCAAACGCGGCATGGTACCGCCAGCTTGCCGAGAGTTTTGACGGCGTGAACTCGGCGCAGGTTGTTCCGCGGGAAAACGGTCCGGGCACAGTCACAGTTTACCTGGCAGGCAAGGGCGAGCCTGTTGCGGACGAAGTGGTGGAGCAGGTGCAAAAGGCTTTCGACGAGCAGCGGGAGCTTTGTACGGAAGTTACGGTGAAACCGGCTGTTCCGGTCCCTGTAGATGTAACCTGCAAGATTAAGACAAAGCCAGGGCAGAACACAATTGCCGCCAAGATATATACCACCGCGGTTTTGGGCCAGTATTTCTTAGATCTTGGCGTGGGCGAACCTGTTGTGAATTCCGCTATGACGGCGGAAGTCTTTCAAACAGGGCTTGTGGACGACTGCACATTTACCACACCGGGGAAAACGGTGCGAGCCGGTGAGCTGGCAGTCAAGGGCATCATGGTTGTTTCGGAGGCAACTTAA
- a CDS encoding LysM peptidoglycan-binding domain-containing protein has protein sequence MNLAPMSFGSCVWPCNPETIKVEYARGTAQFFYPGGTATVQDTGTAPRKVTGSGKFTGNGCLEEFGRLSKAFSAGGCAMLSIPGMDPFPAMFVSLSMKGVPRPNCVEYEFVFLEDVSSSGTASGAHEEYVCKGGESLWEIAARYGTDVDALLAANPQIEWPNALEEGEKVTIV, from the coding sequence ATGAACCTTGCACCGATGAGCTTCGGCTCCTGCGTTTGGCCTTGCAATCCGGAAACGATCAAGGTGGAGTATGCACGCGGGACGGCACAGTTCTTCTATCCGGGCGGCACGGCGACGGTGCAGGATACCGGCACGGCGCCGAGGAAGGTTACGGGAAGCGGAAAGTTTACGGGCAACGGCTGCCTTGAGGAATTCGGGCGGCTTTCCAAGGCTTTTTCCGCGGGCGGCTGCGCCATGCTGAGCATACCGGGAATGGATCCGTTTCCGGCGATGTTTGTGTCGCTCTCCATGAAAGGCGTGCCGCGCCCGAATTGTGTGGAGTATGAGTTTGTGTTTCTGGAGGACGTTTCTTCTTCCGGCACCGCTTCGGGTGCGCATGAAGAATACGTCTGCAAGGGCGGCGAGTCCTTGTGGGAGATTGCAGCCCGCTACGGGACGGACGTGGACGCGCTGCTGGCTGCCAATCCGCAGATTGAATGGCCCAACGCGCTTGAGGAAGGGGAGAAGGTGACAATCGTATGA
- a CDS encoding phage major capsid protein has translation MARYESLKLEKGMYATPGKTFTQVLESLDPSENYIGTPLEGLDAYQRQLKRFGIHVGGAGSDRIEKFFQTSDSAALFPEYVARSVRQGMEQENLLPSLVATVTEIDSMDYRTIESVPTDSGKELKSVAEGAALPQTAVRTKDHLVHLKKRGRMLVASYEAIRFQRIDLFTVTLRQIGAYIARTQLTDAVNVLLNGDDGSSPAKTVACAGEKPTYADMIALWGSLPPYRLNTILASTDAMKDILCISEFRDAKAGLNFQGTGKLITPMGANLLHDPDMASGKIIGLDKTCALEMVQAGGVQTDSDRLIDRQLERTSISVIAGFSRIFDDAVRVLTYTS, from the coding sequence ATGGCTCGCTATGAATCTTTGAAACTTGAAAAGGGCATGTATGCCACGCCGGGTAAAACCTTTACCCAAGTGCTGGAAAGCCTTGACCCTTCGGAAAATTACATAGGAACGCCGCTTGAGGGACTTGACGCCTACCAACGCCAGCTCAAGCGCTTTGGAATCCATGTGGGTGGGGCAGGCTCCGACCGAATCGAAAAATTCTTCCAGACGAGCGACTCCGCGGCGCTGTTCCCGGAATATGTCGCGCGTTCCGTCCGTCAGGGCATGGAGCAGGAGAACCTTCTGCCGTCGCTTGTCGCGACCGTAACGGAAATCGACTCTATGGATTACCGCACCATTGAATCCGTGCCGACGGACAGCGGAAAAGAACTGAAATCCGTTGCCGAAGGCGCAGCCTTGCCCCAGACCGCCGTGCGCACAAAGGACCATCTGGTTCATCTGAAAAAGCGCGGGCGCATGCTGGTGGCAAGCTATGAGGCAATCCGCTTCCAGCGAATCGACCTCTTTACGGTAACGCTGCGCCAGATCGGTGCTTACATCGCGCGCACGCAGCTGACAGATGCCGTCAATGTGCTGCTAAACGGCGACGACGGTTCTTCGCCGGCCAAGACGGTCGCCTGCGCGGGTGAGAAACCCACATACGCCGATATGATTGCGTTGTGGGGTTCGCTGCCGCCTTACCGTCTGAACACGATCCTCGCCTCAACCGATGCGATGAAAGACATTCTCTGCATCAGCGAATTCCGCGACGCGAAAGCGGGCCTTAATTTCCAAGGCACCGGCAAGCTTATCACCCCGATGGGCGCAAACCTCCTGCATGACCCCGACATGGCATCGGGAAAGATTATCGGCCTCGACAAGACATGCGCGCTGGAAATGGTGCAGGCCGGCGGCGTGCAGACGGATTCCGACCGCCTGATTGACCGCCAGCTCGAGCGCACAAGCATCAGCGTGATTGCTGGCTTCTCGCGCATCTTTGACGACGCCGTCCGCGTGCTGACCTACACATCATGA